Proteins from a genomic interval of Niabella soli DSM 19437:
- a CDS encoding MmcQ/YjbR family DNA-binding protein: protein METKKSMITEKMFTALALAFPGTEQHPHFERIGFKVAGKRMFATYLNKDNTANIFLTPAEQVLFCKMDKKYIYPVPNKWGAKGATTFVLDKVKKEWVTEALLSAYNEIMYPKKTGI from the coding sequence ATGGAAACAAAAAAAAGTATGATCACAGAAAAAATGTTTACGGCGTTAGCACTTGCTTTCCCGGGAACAGAGCAGCACCCTCATTTCGAGCGCATCGGCTTTAAAGTAGCCGGTAAGCGTATGTTTGCAACCTATCTTAACAAGGACAATACGGCGAATATATTTTTGACGCCGGCAGAGCAGGTATTATTTTGTAAAATGGATAAAAAATATATTTATCCCGTTCCTAACAAATGGGGAGCAAAGGGCGCTACCACATTTGTTTTGGATAAAGTAAAAAAGGAATGGGTAACAGAAGCACTATTATCCGCCTACAACGAAATCATGTACCCCAAAAAAACGGGGATCTGA
- a CDS encoding TMEM175 family protein, producing MMTSYNKIAGQDTARIIAISDGVFGVAMTLLVLEIRVPLAEGFTSDKELAHSFLALMPKFLVYFLSFMTAGIFWTGHAAQFRLIEKSDRNLSWINLLFLLFVTLLPFSTAFLGDHINYKFPIGIYWLNIFLMGLLLYINWAYACKHNFVSDETKKQAGPGIRQRIIIAQTLYFFGALLCFISPYLSIGVIIAIQLNYAFVFFSGRKTKR from the coding sequence ATGATGACCAGCTACAACAAAATTGCAGGCCAGGACACAGCGCGTATTATTGCTATAAGTGATGGCGTTTTTGGGGTAGCCATGACGCTGCTCGTTCTGGAAATCAGGGTGCCGCTTGCAGAAGGGTTTACTTCAGACAAAGAACTGGCCCATTCCTTTCTTGCACTGATGCCAAAATTTCTTGTTTATTTTTTAAGTTTTATGACTGCCGGTATTTTCTGGACGGGGCATGCAGCGCAATTCAGGCTTATTGAAAAGAGCGACCGTAATTTAAGCTGGATCAACCTGCTGTTTTTACTTTTTGTAACCTTACTGCCTTTTTCCACCGCATTTTTGGGAGACCATATCAACTATAAATTCCCCATAGGGATCTATTGGCTGAATATTTTTTTGATGGGATTGCTATTGTATATTAACTGGGCCTATGCCTGCAAGCATAACTTCGTATCTGATGAAACAAAAAAGCAGGCGGGGCCCGGCATCCGGCAACGCATCATCATTGCACAGACACTCTATTTTTTCGGAGCATTACTTTGCTTCATCAGCCCTTATTTGAGCATCGGGGTCATCATTGCCATACAATTAAACTACGCATTCGTGTTTTTTTCAGGTAGAAAAACGAAGCGCTAG
- a CDS encoding SRPBCC family protein gives MKDSEQYYAAAAMLIRKPVAIVFDAFIDPEITTKIWFTKSSGRLEEGKTIEWTWEMYNHSVTVNVTHIEVDKKIEIEWGNYSQKSQVTWAFTALGEDQTFVSIVNSGFQGDAAQLIAQVRDSTEGFTLVLAALKALLEKDIRLNLVGDRFPKGLQ, from the coding sequence ATGAAAGACTCTGAACAATATTATGCCGCAGCAGCAATGCTGATCCGGAAACCGGTAGCAATAGTTTTTGATGCTTTTATTGATCCGGAGATAACCACAAAAATATGGTTCACCAAAAGCAGCGGCCGGCTGGAAGAAGGAAAGACCATTGAGTGGACCTGGGAAATGTATAATCATTCCGTTACTGTAAACGTTACACATATTGAGGTCGATAAAAAGATCGAAATTGAATGGGGCAATTACTCCCAAAAAAGCCAGGTAACCTGGGCGTTTACGGCCCTCGGTGAGGATCAAACCTTTGTAAGTATTGTCAACAGCGGATTTCAGGGGGATGCAGCTCAGCTTATTGCACAGGTACGCGACTCCACTGAAGGCTTTACACTGGTTTTAGCGGCGCTGAAAGCCTTATTGGAAAAAGACATCCGGCTCAATTTAGTCGGAGACCGTTTTCCAAAAGGGCTGCAATAA
- a CDS encoding TonB-dependent receptor, which translates to MNKIFLLLFLLPVPVTLLGQRLLKGTVFDADTKEPLGNATVTAGGHNFQPDANGIFYLDDRTKVFDVSCSGYISEHLFPTQLSVGLQKKVAAMDEVVVTGSRTAQRRSEAPVAITSISKQVMEDTKAQRMDQLLNKVSGVFMVSLGNEQHEMSIRQPMTTKSLFLYLEDGLPIRTTGVYNHNALLEMNLTAARAIEVIRGPASALYGAEAIGGAVNVITQAAPAFTNGSVSLQLNNAGYKRADVQAGTTVGKWGFIVSGYYADKTNGPVAFSDFHKTALTLRSDYRPNAHTTWTNTLSWIDYYSDMTGALDSIKFARRDYSSLQTFTYRKVTALRYKSMLTQRWNPNSSTTIALLYRNNSVGQNPAYAIASTPDPQKFKGQVNENAFRTNALFATHSQRFKWLQSRVAIGGSIDFSPQDYYAKFISVNKDLNTGQYNSYTTPATDSFLSKYNTGILNMAGYFNYELNPFKRLKLIMALRYDVFKYYFINNLPASASVRTASTVTTFSRITPKLGLTYNFKGIGFYANYAQGYVPPQLTDLYSSVKVAPYLLPQTFFNYEAGGWLTLLQNKLYADWSIYRMDGTNEIISVRQSDNSYVNENAGATRHTGIEYGVTYRPVPALSIRFSGTNAKHTFIKNNIKGVDYNGKEMSGAPRFTGNAEVIYKPPFLKGLYLSGEWQHQGRYFMDDLDAYRYQGFDVINFRTGYQLKRVGVWVNILNAANRYYAVYASKNATASGAAAYSYNLGDPREITLGISYRL; encoded by the coding sequence ATGAACAAGATTTTTTTATTGCTCTTTTTGCTGCCGGTGCCCGTCACTCTACTGGGGCAACGATTGCTGAAGGGAACTGTATTTGATGCAGATACGAAAGAACCGTTGGGTAACGCCACTGTAACGGCCGGCGGGCATAACTTTCAGCCCGATGCTAATGGCATATTTTATCTTGATGACCGCACTAAGGTATTTGATGTGAGTTGCTCAGGCTACATCAGCGAGCATCTTTTCCCGACACAGTTGTCGGTAGGATTGCAAAAAAAAGTAGCTGCTATGGATGAAGTAGTGGTTACCGGCAGCCGTACCGCCCAGCGGCGCAGCGAAGCGCCGGTTGCTATTACAAGCATCAGCAAACAGGTAATGGAAGATACCAAAGCCCAGCGTATGGACCAGTTACTGAATAAAGTAAGCGGTGTTTTCATGGTCAGCTTGGGCAACGAACAACACGAGATGAGCATTCGCCAGCCGATGACCACAAAGAGCCTCTTTCTTTACCTGGAAGACGGGTTGCCCATCCGCACTACCGGTGTTTATAACCATAATGCGCTGCTGGAGATGAACCTGACTGCCGCGCGCGCTATTGAAGTGATCCGGGGACCTGCTTCTGCCTTATATGGAGCCGAAGCGATAGGAGGCGCTGTTAATGTTATTACCCAGGCGGCCCCTGCGTTTACAAATGGTAGCGTTAGTTTACAATTAAACAACGCCGGCTATAAGCGGGCTGACGTGCAGGCGGGAACCACCGTTGGGAAATGGGGATTTATAGTGAGCGGTTATTATGCTGATAAAACCAATGGCCCTGTCGCATTTAGTGATTTTCATAAAACGGCGCTGACCCTGCGCAGTGACTACCGGCCCAATGCGCATACCACCTGGACGAATACTTTGTCCTGGATCGATTATTATAGTGATATGACGGGAGCGCTTGATAGCATTAAGTTTGCGCGCAGGGATTATAGTTCGTTGCAAACCTTTACTTACCGTAAAGTAACGGCACTAAGGTATAAATCGATGCTTACCCAGCGCTGGAACCCCAACAGCTCAACAACGATTGCGTTGCTTTACCGGAATAATTCGGTAGGTCAGAATCCTGCCTATGCTATTGCAAGCACTCCGGATCCTCAAAAATTCAAAGGGCAGGTCAATGAAAATGCATTCCGCACCAATGCGCTTTTTGCCACGCATAGCCAGCGTTTTAAATGGCTGCAAAGCAGGGTAGCAATAGGGGGAAGTATCGACTTTAGTCCGCAGGATTACTATGCGAAATTTATTTCGGTAAACAAAGATTTGAATACGGGGCAATACAACAGTTACACCACCCCGGCAACGGATTCTTTTCTGAGTAAATATAATACTGGCATTTTGAATATGGCCGGCTATTTTAATTATGAATTGAATCCGTTTAAGCGCCTGAAACTGATCATGGCACTGCGCTATGATGTGTTTAAATATTATTTTATAAATAACCTTCCGGCGTCTGCCAGTGTGCGCACTGCATCAACCGTTACTACGTTCTCAAGAATAACACCCAAGCTGGGGTTAACTTATAATTTTAAAGGCATTGGATTTTATGCCAATTATGCGCAGGGCTATGTGCCGCCGCAATTAACCGACCTGTACAGCAGCGTAAAAGTGGCGCCCTACCTGCTGCCACAGACTTTTTTTAATTACGAAGCAGGTGGTTGGCTGACCTTGCTACAAAATAAATTATATGCAGACTGGAGCATCTACCGGATGGATGGTACAAATGAGATCATTTCAGTGCGGCAGTCAGATAATTCTTATGTCAATGAGAATGCCGGCGCCACGCGGCATACGGGCATTGAGTATGGTGTTACCTATCGCCCGGTTCCCGCACTTTCCATCCGCTTCAGCGGCACCAATGCCAAACATACTTTTATAAAAAATAACATTAAAGGGGTGGATTATAACGGAAAGGAAATGAGTGGGGCACCCCGGTTTACCGGTAATGCGGAAGTTATTTATAAACCTCCTTTTTTAAAAGGGCTGTACCTGAGCGGCGAATGGCAGCACCAGGGACGCTATTTCATGGACGATCTCGACGCCTATCGTTACCAGGGTTTTGATGTTATCAATTTCCGGACGGGCTACCAGTTAAAAAGAGTGGGTGTATGGGTAAATATATTGAACGCGGCTAACCGGTATTATGCAGTGTATGCTTCCAAAAACGCCACTGCATCCGGCGCTGCGGCGTATAGTTATAACCTCGGCGATCCAAGGGAGATCACGTTGGGCATTTCTTACAGGCTTTAA
- a CDS encoding O-acetyl-ADP-ribose deacetylase yields MIQIIKGDITKVAADVIVNAANTSLLGGGGVDGAIHRSGGPEILEACRKIVAKQGGCKTGEAVITTAGKLPARYVIHTVGPVWNGGLKGEAERLHACYINSLELAAQHHCRSVAFPNISTGIYGYPKKEAATIAVTAVQQFLATNRGIKEVIFVCFDEENETLVKTALEAKR; encoded by the coding sequence ATGATACAGATAATAAAAGGGGATATTACAAAAGTTGCAGCGGACGTTATTGTAAACGCCGCTAATACTTCCCTGCTGGGAGGAGGAGGTGTGGATGGCGCCATACACCGTTCAGGCGGCCCGGAAATACTGGAAGCCTGCAGAAAAATAGTGGCAAAACAAGGCGGATGCAAAACCGGCGAGGCGGTGATAACAACTGCCGGAAAATTACCCGCGCGGTACGTGATCCACACGGTGGGCCCTGTTTGGAACGGCGGCCTCAAAGGCGAGGCCGAACGGCTGCATGCCTGTTATATCAATTCCCTGGAACTTGCCGCCCAGCATCATTGCCGCTCCGTTGCGTTCCCCAATATCAGTACCGGCATTTATGGTTATCCCAAAAAAGAAGCCGCAACCATCGCCGTTACGGCGGTGCAGCAGTTCCTGGCAACGAACAGGGGCATTAAAGAGGTGATTTTTGTTTGCTTTGACGAAGAAAATGAAACCCTGGTAAAAACAGCGCTTGAAGCAAAAAGATAA
- a CDS encoding YceH family protein, whose product MNNEPTAIKTIPVLDSEELRVLGALMEKSKTTPEYYPMTLNALTAACNQKTARNPVVQFEETTVTLALDRLKRHGLAATVTGGTSRVVKYRHTIALQYSFTPDELAVLCLLFLRGPLTPGELNSNAGRLYEFDDLAEVQSVLEKLVSSTAPYIRQLTRQPGQKEARYMHLFGDPALVDTYVAETNVPPVQANNNLEERLAAVERELADLKVAFEKLMKEWTG is encoded by the coding sequence ATGAACAATGAACCCACAGCAATTAAAACAATACCTGTGCTGGACAGCGAGGAGCTGCGTGTATTAGGCGCATTGATGGAAAAATCCAAAACAACGCCTGAGTATTATCCCATGACCTTAAATGCGCTCACGGCGGCCTGTAATCAAAAGACCGCCCGTAACCCGGTGGTGCAGTTTGAAGAAACAACCGTAACCCTGGCACTGGACCGACTGAAACGGCATGGCCTGGCAGCAACCGTAACGGGTGGCACCAGCAGGGTGGTGAAATACCGGCACACAATAGCCCTGCAGTATTCCTTTACACCAGATGAACTGGCGGTGCTTTGCCTGCTTTTCTTAAGAGGTCCGCTCACCCCCGGTGAGCTCAACAGTAATGCGGGCCGGCTGTATGAGTTTGATGATCTGGCGGAAGTGCAGTCTGTGTTGGAAAAATTAGTTTCATCAACTGCCCCCTATATCCGCCAGCTAACACGGCAGCCGGGGCAAAAAGAAGCCCGCTACATGCATTTATTTGGCGATCCTGCGTTAGTGGACACTTATGTAGCTGAAACAAATGTTCCACCCGTTCAGGCCAACAATAACCTTGAAGAACGGTTAGCTGCGGTAGAACGGGAGCTTGCAGATCTGAAAGTGGCTTTTGAAAAGCTGATGAAAGAATGGACGGGCTAG
- the secA gene encoding preprotein translocase subunit SecA: MFEFLSKMFGGSKSEKDVKKISPVVEQINKNFIQYQSISNDELRNKTQEFRSRINERLTEIDGKIADLNRQADELPHEDLLQKDAIYQQVDALKKDRDKEIEKVLEEILPEAFAVVKETARRFSGNPEMVSKATDLDRELAQKAEYITINGDDAIYKNTWKAAGGQITWNMVHYDVQLIGGSVLHSGKIAEMATGEGKTLVSTLPAYLNALAGEGVHVVTVNDYLARRDQEWNGPVFEWLGLRVDCIDKHQPNSAERRNAYMADITYGTNNEFGFDYLRDNMVHNASEMVQRKHHYAMVDEVDSVLIDDARTPLIISGPVDHADEQQYHIHKPRVEQLYREQERIVRNNLNEAKRLFEKGEDDPKTGGLYLYRAFRGLPKYSPLIKYLSEPGVKVKMQKAENYYLQEQERNMKIVDEDLLFKIDEKTNSVDLTEKGLAMITKVGEDTDFFVLPDIGATLADVEKSDAAAEEKLKQKEALLNDYSQKADRIHSVQQLLKAYALFQKDDEYVIVDGAIKIVDEQTGRIMEGRRYSDGLHQALEAKENVKIEAATQTYATITLQNYFRMYHKLSGMTGTAETEAGELWSIYKLDVVTIPTNVPIIRKDMQDLVYKTKREKYKAVIDEIEKLRGEGRPVLVGTTSVEISELLSRMLQQKKIPHNVLNAKQHAREAEIVAEAGLAGAITIATNMAGRGTDIKLGPGVKEAGGLAIIGTERHESRRVDRQLRGRAGRQGDPGSSLFYVSLEDDLMRMFGSERIAGMMDKLGYKEGDVIQHSMISNSIQRAQKKVEENNFGIRKRLLEYDDVMNKQRNAIYEKRNHALFGDRLSLDIDNAFSIVAESLATSFKEQEDFEGFKLACIVNFGMDTSINEETFHTTDPSKLADQLYAEALTRYADHNGGVQSQAVPVFRDIRTSQGAHIENVIVPFTDGRKTINVLAPLDKTITSEGRELVSSMEKSITLAVIDDAWKEHLRAMDDLKQSVQTAYLEQKDPLVIYKVEAFQLFNNMTTALNKDIISFLTQANLPAQEEAPQIKEGREQRTDLSKMRANKDQIEAAGEDYAANEKDYFDPEQPAVKQEPIRVGPKVGRNDPCPCGSGKKYKNCHGRNE, from the coding sequence ATGTTCGAGTTCTTATCAAAAATGTTTGGCGGCAGCAAATCTGAAAAAGACGTTAAAAAGATTTCGCCTGTTGTTGAGCAAATCAACAAAAATTTCATTCAGTACCAGTCGATTAGCAATGATGAGTTGCGTAATAAAACCCAGGAATTCCGCAGCCGCATCAACGAACGGCTTACCGAAATTGATGGTAAAATTGCTGACCTGAACCGGCAGGCCGATGAGCTGCCCCACGAAGACCTGCTGCAAAAAGATGCTATTTACCAGCAGGTGGATGCATTAAAAAAAGACCGGGATAAGGAAATTGAGAAGGTGCTGGAGGAAATTCTCCCCGAGGCTTTTGCTGTTGTTAAAGAAACCGCACGTCGTTTTTCCGGCAATCCGGAGATGGTATCTAAAGCAACAGACCTGGACCGGGAGCTGGCCCAAAAAGCAGAATATATTACGATTAATGGTGATGACGCCATCTATAAAAATACCTGGAAAGCCGCCGGAGGACAAATCACCTGGAACATGGTGCATTATGATGTACAGTTGATCGGTGGTTCGGTCTTACATTCGGGCAAAATTGCTGAGATGGCTACCGGGGAAGGTAAAACGCTGGTTTCCACGCTGCCGGCTTACCTCAATGCCCTTGCCGGCGAAGGCGTGCATGTGGTTACCGTAAACGATTACCTGGCCCGTCGCGACCAGGAGTGGAACGGTCCGGTGTTTGAATGGCTGGGCCTGCGGGTGGATTGTATCGATAAACACCAACCCAACTCCGCCGAACGCCGCAATGCCTATATGGCCGATATCACCTATGGTACCAATAATGAATTTGGTTTTGATTACCTGCGGGATAATATGGTGCACAATGCTTCTGAAATGGTGCAGCGGAAACATCATTATGCCATGGTGGATGAGGTGGATAGCGTATTGATCGATGATGCCCGTACGCCGCTGATCATTAGTGGTCCTGTGGATCATGCAGATGAGCAGCAATACCATATTCACAAACCCCGGGTAGAACAATTGTACCGGGAACAGGAGCGCATTGTACGGAACAACCTGAACGAAGCCAAACGCCTTTTTGAAAAAGGGGAAGACGATCCCAAAACAGGTGGCTTGTATTTATACCGTGCTTTTCGCGGGTTGCCAAAATACAGCCCGCTGATCAAATATTTAAGTGAGCCGGGGGTAAAAGTAAAAATGCAAAAAGCGGAAAACTATTACCTGCAGGAGCAAGAGCGCAATATGAAAATAGTGGACGAAGACCTGCTGTTTAAGATCGATGAAAAGACCAACTCGGTAGATCTGACCGAAAAAGGGCTGGCCATGATCACTAAGGTAGGGGAAGACACTGATTTCTTTGTATTGCCCGATATAGGTGCTACATTGGCCGATGTTGAAAAAAGCGATGCCGCTGCCGAAGAAAAATTAAAGCAGAAAGAGGCTTTGTTAAATGATTATTCGCAAAAAGCCGACCGCATTCACTCCGTACAGCAATTGCTGAAGGCCTATGCCCTGTTCCAGAAAGACGATGAGTACGTAATTGTTGATGGCGCGATCAAGATCGTAGATGAGCAGACCGGCCGTATCATGGAAGGCCGCCGTTATTCTGATGGGTTGCATCAGGCGCTGGAGGCGAAAGAAAACGTGAAGATCGAAGCGGCCACCCAAACTTACGCTACCATCACCCTGCAGAACTATTTCAGGATGTACCACAAATTGTCGGGTATGACCGGTACCGCGGAAACGGAGGCGGGTGAGCTGTGGAGCATTTATAAGCTGGACGTAGTTACCATCCCCACTAACGTTCCGATCATCCGTAAGGATATGCAGGATCTGGTATATAAAACCAAGCGCGAGAAATATAAAGCGGTTATCGACGAAATTGAAAAACTGCGCGGCGAAGGAAGGCCGGTGCTGGTGGGTACCACTTCGGTTGAGATCAGTGAGTTACTGAGCCGGATGCTGCAGCAGAAAAAAATCCCCCATAATGTTTTAAACGCCAAGCAGCACGCGCGGGAAGCCGAGATCGTTGCCGAAGCGGGCCTGGCCGGCGCCATCACCATCGCCACCAATATGGCGGGCCGTGGTACGGATATCAAACTGGGGCCTGGCGTAAAAGAAGCCGGGGGGTTGGCCATTATAGGTACCGAACGCCATGAAAGCCGCCGGGTGGACCGCCAGTTACGCGGTCGTGCGGGTCGCCAGGGTGATCCGGGAAGTTCTTTATTCTATGTATCACTGGAGGACGACCTGATGCGCATGTTTGGTAGCGAGCGTATTGCCGGTATGATGGATAAACTGGGGTATAAAGAAGGCGATGTGATCCAGCACAGCATGATCAGTAACAGTATTCAGCGTGCGCAAAAGAAAGTGGAAGAAAATAACTTCGGCATCCGTAAACGCTTGCTGGAGTATGATGATGTAATGAATAAACAGCGGAATGCTATTTATGAAAAACGGAATCACGCCTTATTTGGCGATCGTTTATCACTGGATATCGACAATGCGTTTTCTATTGTAGCAGAAAGCCTCGCGACTTCCTTTAAAGAACAGGAAGATTTTGAAGGGTTTAAGCTGGCCTGTATCGTAAATTTTGGAATGGACACTTCTATTAATGAAGAAACCTTCCATACAACAGACCCATCCAAGCTGGCGGATCAGCTATATGCCGAGGCACTTACCCGTTATGCCGATCATAACGGTGGCGTGCAAAGCCAGGCCGTACCGGTGTTCCGCGATATCCGTACTTCACAGGGTGCGCATATCGAAAACGTGATCGTTCCGTTTACTGACGGACGCAAGACCATCAATGTACTGGCACCGCTAGACAAAACCATCACTTCTGAAGGCCGGGAGCTGGTATCCAGTATGGAAAAATCCATTACCCTGGCGGTGATCGATGATGCCTGGAAAGAGCATTTGCGGGCCATGGATGATCTGAAACAAAGCGTACAAACGGCTTACCTGGAACAAAAGGATCCGCTGGTGATTTATAAAGTAGAGGCGTTCCAGTTATTTAATAACATGACCACGGCTTTAAATAAGGACATCATCTCTTTCCTTACGCAGGCCAACCTTCCCGCACAGGAAGAGGCGCCGCAAATTAAAGAAGGCCGTGAACAAAGAACAGACCTCAGCAAGATGCGCGCAAATAAGGACCAGATAGAAGCAGCCGGCGAAGATTATGCCGCCAACGAAAAAGACTATTTTGACCCCGAACAACCTGCAGTAAAACAGGAACCGATCCGGGTAGGACCTAAAGTGGGGCGGAATGACCCATGTCCTTGCGGAAGCGGCAAAAAATATAAAAATTGCCACGGCAGAAATGAATAA
- a CDS encoding PepSY domain-containing protein yields MRKKIYKWHRRCAVIIALPVVLWALSGFMHPIMTNIRPRVATQLYEPSPIDPSQLTVALSQALQANGITAFSNVHIIRMGGQQFYQVLVDAAHNDIRYISTVSGRQLANGDQLYAQFLARKFLTGSGNTVAPEPQALSDHDCCMSAALNILNSKGAAILSVEKVNDFKGEYSYINRLLPVYKVGFNRPDGIRIYVETASGSYAYAVDNKRAVFDKIFGLLHTWNWMNAMGKTKYFIMVLVTALALLTTIMGLYIFFTTKSKKAGSPASKARRSHRYTSLAASLFTLMFSFSGGFHALKALWPQQQHSVVAHTFMPTGVDIDFSKMMALTKGDSISGLSLCSIHKRNYWRIQLSDKKKAANGRSDLMKNKSVRYRPPLYVEAANGVLLSGGDSLYARYLAQAFNQNKGAAINRVSLVTKFTNEYGFINKRLPVWRVSYNTRGNQHLYIDTKAGVLAARVDDNDMAEGYSFALLHKHHFMDWAGKATGDVSTMIAAGLQVLLVIVGIFLFIRTRKRTRIGNTTAAQTRGQTKAEGSASRFYGNYNTQAVQAQKQSKDDNYSGHNQL; encoded by the coding sequence ATGCGAAAAAAAATATATAAATGGCACCGGCGCTGTGCAGTGATCATTGCGCTGCCCGTTGTGTTGTGGGCGCTCAGCGGGTTTATGCATCCTATCATGACCAACATACGCCCAAGGGTGGCAACACAATTGTATGAACCATCACCTATTGATCCTTCACAACTGACCGTTGCGCTCAGCCAAGCCTTGCAAGCCAACGGGATTACAGCGTTTAGCAATGTTCATATTATTCGCATGGGCGGACAGCAATTTTACCAGGTGCTCGTAGATGCTGCGCACAATGATATCCGGTATATAAGCACGGTTTCCGGACGGCAGTTGGCAAACGGTGATCAATTGTATGCACAGTTCCTGGCCCGCAAATTTCTTACCGGCTCCGGAAATACAGTGGCGCCGGAACCACAGGCTTTGTCGGATCATGATTGTTGTATGAGCGCGGCGTTAAATATCCTGAACAGCAAAGGAGCCGCGATACTGAGTGTTGAAAAAGTAAATGATTTTAAAGGGGAGTATAGTTATATCAACCGGTTGCTTCCGGTATATAAAGTAGGTTTTAACCGGCCGGACGGGATCCGTATTTATGTGGAAACAGCTTCCGGAAGCTACGCCTATGCGGTGGATAATAAAAGAGCGGTGTTTGACAAGATCTTTGGATTACTGCATACCTGGAACTGGATGAACGCAATGGGGAAGACGAAATATTTTATAATGGTACTGGTTACGGCGCTGGCATTGCTGACCACGATAATGGGTTTGTATATTTTTTTTACCACCAAATCGAAAAAGGCCGGGAGCCCCGCATCAAAAGCAAGGCGAAGCCACCGGTACACTTCTCTGGCTGCCTCTTTGTTTACGTTGATGTTTAGTTTTAGCGGTGGTTTTCACGCACTAAAAGCCCTTTGGCCGCAGCAGCAGCATTCAGTTGTTGCGCATACGTTTATGCCCACTGGCGTGGATATTGATTTTAGTAAAATGATGGCACTTACTAAAGGTGATAGTATCAGTGGCTTGTCTCTTTGTTCGATCCATAAAAGGAACTACTGGAGGATACAGCTATCTGATAAAAAGAAAGCAGCCAACGGTCGCTCAGATCTTATGAAGAATAAGTCCGTCCGGTATCGCCCGCCTTTGTATGTGGAGGCGGCAAATGGTGTTTTGCTATCAGGTGGTGACAGCTTATATGCACGGTACCTGGCGCAGGCATTTAATCAAAATAAAGGTGCTGCAATTAATCGCGTTTCCCTGGTTACAAAGTTTACCAATGAATATGGGTTCATTAATAAACGGCTGCCCGTATGGCGCGTCTCTTACAATACCAGGGGAAATCAACACCTTTATATTGACACAAAAGCCGGCGTGCTTGCCGCAAGGGTAGACGACAATGATATGGCTGAGGGCTATAGTTTTGCATTGCTGCACAAGCACCATTTTATGGATTGGGCCGGGAAGGCCACCGGGGATGTCAGCACGATGATCGCGGCAGGTCTTCAGGTGCTTCTCGTGATTGTGGGAATATTTTTGTTCATCCGGACAAGAAAAAGAACGCGGATCGGTAATACTACCGCAGCACAAACAAGAGGGCAAACAAAAGCTGAAGGGTCAGCGTCGCGCTTTTATGGCAACTATAACACCCAGGCTGTACAAGCACAGAAACAAAGTAAGGATGATAATTACAGCGGTCATAACCAGCTATAA
- a CDS encoding tRNA-binding protein produces the protein METEPLINWTDFTKIEMRVGTITHAEIFKEARNPAYKLTIDFGAYGIRRSSAQITKLYQPEDLPGRQVIAVLNFPRKQIANFFSECLILGTVGEANTITLLAPDAAVPNGLRIG, from the coding sequence ATGGAAACAGAACCGCTGATCAACTGGACCGACTTCACAAAAATAGAAATGCGCGTAGGGACGATTACCCACGCGGAAATCTTTAAAGAGGCCCGCAACCCCGCTTATAAGCTAACCATTGATTTTGGCGCTTATGGCATCCGCAGATCCTCCGCACAGATAACAAAGCTGTACCAACCCGAAGATTTACCTGGCAGGCAGGTAATTGCTGTGTTGAATTTTCCCCGCAAACAAATTGCCAATTTCTTCAGCGAATGTTTGATTTTAGGTACGGTCGGGGAAGCTAATACGATCACCTTACTGGCGCCCGATGCAGCAGTACCCAATGGTTTAAGGATCGGGTAA